The DNA region GCTCATTACCGCCAGGAAGTTTGGCGAAAATTAAAGTATCAAGCTGAGTTATCTGAGAAGCTGTTTCAAGTTGATAAGTTACAGCTGGACTAAGTTGCAACTCATCAATACCTTTCTCAAAGCCCAAAATAGTAGCATAGTCCTTGTCGCCAGCAGCTGTATAAAAAGCGCCTTTCGCATCCCCAAGCACAAAGAAATCTTTCACGCCATCGCCAGAAAAATTTGTGACGGTGCCGTTTCCGTCAACCGCACCGCCACCTATTAATTGATCTCTCTCAAATAATTCTACTGTCCCATCACCTTTTGATGTTCCTCCAGTAACGCCAAATCCATTCAGAGTGTCACTACCAGCACCGCCTACAAGATAGTCCTCAAAGAATCCTTGAGGAGCATCAGGAGAGCCGCTAAGGCTTCCAGTAAGACTATCATTACCATCGCCCCCAAATATTACATCACTACCCTGACCTCCATCGAGGGTGTCATTGCCAGCATCCCCAAAAACCAAGTCATCCCCTGCACTTCCGGAGAGATTATCATTTCCGAGTCCCCCATTTAGGGTGTCATTACCGAGACTTCCAAGGAGGGTATCATCGCCGCTATCCCCATTGAGCAAGTCATCACCAAGACTTCCACTCAGTTCATCATCACCGCTACCCCCATTCAGGGTGTCATTGCCGAGGTTGCCAAACAATCTGTCATTCCCATCTCCCCCATTCAGTAGGGAATTACCACTGATACCTGTAAATATCTTGTCATTACCACCTCCCCCAGTCAAAGTATCGTTGCCACCAAGACCAAAAATCGTGTAATCCTTGGTATTAGTGTTTCCTCCTGGGACACTTAATAGATCGTTGCCGCTAGTTCCTTGTAATAAAAGACTCCCACCTCCAGATGTATTGTTATTACGGTCTCTCCCGGTCAAGATATCGTTACTACGACTAAAAAGATTCGCGATTTTATCAGCATTATTATTGCCTCCTATATTGTTGCTGTCATTTATTTCTAGAGTTGCCATATTTTTTTACCTCGCAAATTCTTGGTTGAAGTTGCCAATGTGTAGTGGGTAATCATCCTAAGAAGATGTTTTAAAAGTATTTTGTTGTGATTTTAAACACTTCTCGATCCCCCCTAATCGATGTCAGTCGGTCATGGGGAGCCACTCCGTTGTCTTGAAGGAAGTGGCGTGAAAACCCCCTTTTCCCGCACTGGCTCACCCTTTTAAAAGGGAAACCGGAATCAAAGTTCCCTTTAAAAAGAGGGATTTATAAGGATCTAAAACGTTTTGATAGCAACAATAGGACTTTTAAAACATCCTCTCAGCTATTTTGGAGGGTTAGGTTCATTGCTAAATCATTGTCTTCCCCAAAAATATTTGTCAAAACTGTCCTAAAAATAGGCTAAATTAGCCCCTCACATGAAACTATCACCTATCGAATTGAAGCCTGTAAATCCGAAATTGCTTAACAGGTTATTATTTGTTTGTATCCCGCTCACATCACCGAAAGATGGATTCAAATCAGCGATGACATTACTACGCCCAGAAGCAGAATTTGTTGTTGTACCTAGAGATAACCTGGGATTAGTACCTCTGGTAAGTGTATCAGTGCCTAAATTGCTGACGAAAGTACCGTTATTTTGACCTCCTAATAGCAAATCGTTCGTGTTATCTCTAGTGTAGGAATTCGTAGCTAGCACACTAATTCTATTGGATGTTGCTCTGGGTACGAAAACTTCTTCACTCCTGTTAATGGTTAAACCTGTAGGGGAAGAAATGCTGACGTTGACGCTGCCGCCGGCACCACTCATATTGACATAGGACAGACCTGTTAAAAAAATTCTGCTCATTAGATTTCCTCTTGAACTTGCTAGATACTTGCTAGATATAATATATACCAACTTGACGAGAGAGGAGAAAGGAGCAGAAAACAGTGGAAAAGATGGTGTAATTCGCCTACCAAGAGGGTTTCAGGGCAAATAAATTTATTGAGGTTAAGTAAGTAGGCACAATTAAACCGAACTGTGTAAATTTATGTAAAGCACCAGAAACGCTTTGAATATCAGCTTTTAAGCGATTTACATTTCTTAATTGTAGTTGTATTTTTTAGCGCCCACTTACTTAATGTTAAATATTTATTTCAAGATGCATTACGACAGGAAATAATACGTCCAAGTTTCAGCAGACATATAAATTTATTTATGGCGTTCTCTCCTAAGCTTTGTGCCCCCTGTCCCCTTTCCTATTCTTTGACAGATAGTTATGATACTAAAGCTCAAGTATGAGTAAGCCACAAACTGAAAACGAACGTAATAGTAGGGGTTTGCGCCCTTACGAATCAGGAAGCAAACACCATTAGTAATAGAACGATAAGCTTGATGGTATGGGTAATGCTTACCGCTTGAAGGTAACTATGGGTATCGTCTCTTATGCTGAAGTTAACGTTGTTTTGTGAGTTTTGTGATATCCCTGGCTTTAGCTGAAATGTCCAGATGGTAAGACTTCTAAAAATGTTTTGGTTTACCAAGCATGGTACTTGTTTAGATGCTGAACTTTGGAGGCGCTACCCTAGCATTACTCGACTTGACAAGAGACTTCTTACATTAACAAACAGATATCACCTTGCACAAAGAAGTAAGTCTTGCAAGTGTCTAATTAACTGTGTTAACATTGAGTCTAATTTAGAAAATTGCTGAAAACTATCTTGGTTTATAGTTTTCAGCAATCTTTGAACATCCAACAGTAGGTTGAGTAGAGTACAAGATAACCCAACAAAACAATTGCTATGGAGTGTTGGTTTTTTCACTCACTCTAACCTGCTTTTGTTTTTTGGCTTCAGCTTAACTAATCCAGTTGGATCAATTATTAGCGAACGGTAGCAGCAATAGCGTTAACGAAAGTCTCAGAGCGATCGTCTTCAACTTGAACACCACCAATAACGCTGCTGAAGGTTCTGTTTCCGGTAGCATCAGCGCTAACAACTAATTCAGCAGTGTTGCCTTGGATACCAGCCAAGTTAGTGTTAACTGTCTTGGTGAAGCTTTCATTAACAACAGCTCTAACTGTCTTGTCTGCTGTGTAGACGTTGGCGATGTTAGTACCACGACCACCAAGAATTTCTTCAGAGGTATTTTCCAAGTAGTTTAGATCAGAAATAATCATTTGAGTTTCTCCTGAAAAGTTTAGTTTTTGGGCGGAATCATTTGACGTTACAAAGTTGTCTTTGTTAACCAGATAATTAGACGGTAGCAGCAATAGCGTTAACGAAAGTCTCAGAGCGATTGTCTTCAACTTGAACACCACCAATAACGCTGCTGAAGGTTCTGTTTCCGGTAGCATCAGCGCTAACAACTAATTCAGCAGTGTTGCCTTGGATACCATTCAAGTTAGTGGTAACTGTCTTGGTGAAGCTTTCGTTAACAACAGCTGTAACTCTCTTGTCTGCTGTGTAGACGTTGGCGATGTTAGTACCACGACCACCAAGAATTTCTTCAGAGGTATTTTCCAAGTAGTTTAGATCAGAAATAATCATTTGAGTTTCTCCTGAGATTTGTAAGTTATTTGCGGAATCTTTGGCGTGACAAAGTTGTCTTTGTTAGCCACATAATTACTATAAAACATTTATCAAAAAAGTCAATACTAAAATTGAAGAATTTTCCATTAAAAAAACTAATATTTGAAAAGCTTGCAACGACTATATATAGGCATTAATAATACCTAAAAAAAAGGCATGTTAAAGCTAGGCAGTAATTTAATTTATTACTGCCCTACAATGCTTGTAGCGATTTAAAGTAATTTTATAATTTCGCTAAAATAGCATTTTTCGGATCTATTTACAAAGATAGAAAAAACGAAAACATATTAAATTTTTAAGAAAACAATACGCTAGAGAAATCTACCTTAATCAGATCAGATAGTCAGCTAAAAACATTTGAAATTTAATAATCTATTAAGCCTTACTAAATATATCTAGGAATTTAGCCTGCGATCGCACATTTGCATCTGAACCTATCTAAGTCAATGCTGATGCATTTGCATCTATAGGACTCATATCTGATTTCTGAACAATATTCTCAGATAAAACCCTGATAAAACGGGCTTTTCAGTCTCAGTATTTTTTCAAAAATCAAATCGGAGTCCTGTATGTTAAAAAAACTGACTTTGATAAAGTATTTTAGCCTTAACCCAAGCGTACTGTTATCTGAGTAACTGTTTTCATAGCCTTCATTTGTTGCTTTAACCAATCAGAAAATCATTTTCTAATGGTTTTTTGACCCAACTGCTCATTGTAGTTGGGGTTCAATGATTTCTTTCAGCGAAAAAGCGAAAGATAAGTCTTAATAGGAAACACAAAATGATTTTAAACTTTAACTGTGAGTCTGAAGCTCACTCAAAAAAAAGATGTTTTTCAAAACGCGTAGCAGAAGAATTGCAGTGTCCAAGTTTTCAATCCCACGTTTAAAAATGTGGGTTAGTGAGTCCTCATCCCTCCTCCCGGTTGGTTGGTAGGATTCTGAATGGTAGCAGAAATAGCATTAACGAAAGTTTCAGAGCGATTCTCTTCGGTTTGTACACCACCAATGACGCTGGAGAAGGTATTATCGCCAGTAGCATCAGCGCTAACAACTAATTCAGCAACATTTCCTGTTAAACCACCCAAGTTAGTAGTAATTGTCTTGGTGAAGGTTTCATTAACATCAGCTGTAACTGCCTTGGTTGCAGCGTAGAAGTTGGCAATGTTAGTACCACGACCACCAAAAATTCCCTCCAAGAATTTTTCCAAGTAGTTGAGATCACAAATAATCATTTGAGTTTCTCCTGAAAAGTGCAACTTTTTTAGGAATACTTTGTTTTAACCAGTCTGTTACTGGTTATACAAATACTACAATTCTTTCATGGAAAAGTCAATTTGTTTTGATGAGTTTGTAATTTAAAAAACTAATGTATTTAAGTATAAAAAAAGCTCATATATAGTATGAGCTAATTTAAAAAAGGCAAAATAATTTTAGGCAATAATAACTTTAGTTACTGCCTAGCAAGACTTACGAATATTAAACTTATTTTTTAAACAATAAGTTGGTAATTTGTGGATATATTCACAAAATACTAAAAAGAAGAAATTATTAAATTTTAAACAAATATACTAGCATCGGTAAAATGTTTAAAGCTTAAAAATATCTACCTTTAACCAGATAAATTTAATAGCCTATTTAGTTTTAGTAAAGGACGTATCTAGCAATTCCTCCTGCGATCGCACGTTTGCATCCGAGTCTATCTGAGTGACAATTTTCATAGCGTTAATTTGTTGCTTTAACCAATGAGAAAATGACTCTGTAATGATTTTTTGGCGCAATTGTTCATCTAATTGGGGTTGAATAATTTCTTCTACCCAAATTAAATGCACCCCTTTGGGAGTCGTAATCGGTTTGAGAGCATTTGGTGGTGCAGCAGCAAATACAGCTGCTGCAATCTCTGGACGAAAATCTTTGCGGTATCGAAGTCCTTGATATCCATAAGCACGGCGGAGTTCTGGTTCTGGAATATATAAACGAGCAATTTCAGGAAAATTGATTTCGCCTTCTTCTAGGGCATAAAAAAGCTCTAAAGCCAAGTCTCGATCCTCGAAGACAACTTCGTAGGTAACGGCGGCGACATAATCTAGTTGGTGTTCATAAAAGTGCTTTTCGAGTTGATCAGAAAATAGATGATTTGCCAACTTCCGCGAAAGGATTTTGTTGTAGGCTAATTCTTCAAACTCATTCACAGACAGGTGATGTTTTTCTAGCCATGTCCAGGTGTCTTTAGCTTTGACAAGCTTCTTAGCAAACCTTAAGGCATCTCCTTCTTGCTGTAGTTCTTCTGGTGTGACTGTAATTCTTAGCTCTTGAGCTGCTTTGGTAATAATGCTTTGGGAAGCGATCGCCTCCACTACATCAGGTATCTGGCAGGAAAGTTTGAGGCTGTGAATGATATCTGAGGTTGAAATAGTGAAATTTTCCGACATGATACAGATTCCTTCATAGAGTATTCTTTATCTCAAACATAGATAGGATGGAGTTTTGATGCTTAACTTATTTATTATTCAAACCCGATTTTGAAGCGGGGTCTAGGTCACAATGGTTCTATGCAGATACAGATTTAGTTGATAATTCTTTATCAATTTTTTCTGCTAGTTTGTAAGACATTAACGGGGGATTTCGGTAGTTGCTGGCAGTTTTTCTAAATCCCCATCGTCTAGCTTCAACTTCTGAAACTCCAAACTCTGCGGCTAGCTTGGGGTAAGACCAGCCATATTTCCTCATTAGGTCAATTGGATGCATATAATAACCTTGTGAATTAATGCTGTAGCTCTCTAGGGTGAGTTCTCAACCTGGTAGGTCGAAGGCAAACTTGATATGCGCGAAATGGAAGTGTTGACTAAATCTCTAAACCGCCTTTTTGCAGTTTTTTGAACGGATCTAAAACAAAATCAATCACCCGCCGTTGGCGAATGATCACTTCAGCATTTGCTGTCTGACCGGCACCTAATGGGATACGTTTGTTGCCATTTTCAACATATTGCTGCTCTAAGGTGATTTCTAATTCATAGTTTTCGATGTTCCCTTGCGGTGTTTGGGTAATTTTCGAGTCAGGAGAGATCCAAGTAACTTTCCCTGGTACGATGCCATAGTCTTGGAAGGGATAGGCATCAAACTTGACTTTAACTGGCATTCCTACCTTCAAAAAACCACTATCCTGATTAGGCATACTAGCTCTGAGTACGAAATCTGCATTCTTGGGTGCGATTTGGGCAATCCTTTGGCCGAGTTGTACTACTGCTCCCGATTTCGTGGTGGGTAATTCAAAAATCACCCCATTAATTGGCGATCGCACCACTCGTTGCTGTATTTGAACTTTTATAGATGTAATCTGGCTTCTAGTCTGAGCGACTTCTGATTGCACTGCTGTTATTTGCGCCTGTAGGTCTTTTAGCTGTTCCTGATTTTTCATTACAGCTAGTTTCCCGGCTTGCATCAAACTTTTATAGCTACTTTGTTCCTCTTGTAGTCGCAGTTTTGCTTGTTTGATATCCGACTCTAACGTTTTGATAGTTACTTGATAACGATTTAGTTCTTCCGCTAAACGGAATTCTGCTTGTTTGATATCTGATACAGCCCTGCTATAGAGTCGTTTACTTTCTTGTTGTTCTTTTTTAAGTTGATCAATTTGCGTTGCAGAAACTGCACCATCGTAAACGAGTTTGCTAAAGCGTTCAATTTGCCTAGAATCTATACTCAAACGGTTTTTAGCCGATTGCTTATCATCGCGAGTGGTGTAAATCTGCTGCTGGGCTTGCTTAACTAATGCTTGTTTTTCTAACTTTTGGAGGTCATAGCTACTCAGTTTGGCATCTAGGTTTTGCTGCGCCTGGTTAACTTGAGCTATTTTTTCTAATTCTTGGGATTTATTTTGTTGCTCTAAAAGGTTAGTTGACATTAGGAGTTGATTTTTGAGCAATTCCAGTTGCGATTGCCGATTTTGTAGCCCTTGCAATTTGCTCATGCTTTGTTGCAGTTCCGTTTGCAGGACATCAGACTCTAGTTCTACTAGAACCTGGCCGGCTCTGACTGTATCTCCTTCTTTGACCATAACTGTTTTGACACTCCCAGCAGCTTGAGCGTCTAATTTTTGAGTTGCGCCTTTAGGTTCTATACGCCCTCTAGCACTACCAGTCTCATCTACTTTCGAGAGAGTTGCCCAAGGTAAAAAAAGACCAGCAAAGCCTATGAGTACATACAACAAACCACGAGTCCAAATCCGAGGTAAGGCATTGAGCAATGCTTCAGTACCGTAGTACAAGTCTTGACTGTTACTTTCTGCCTCAGCAACTTCTACAGATTCCTCTTGCTGTGTGTAACTTTGGTATTCATCTGTTTCATTTTGAGGAACTGGGGATGATCTATTGGGAGATGGCATAGTTTTAGTTTCAATAACAGTGGATAGGGAGTGGGGAGTGGGGAGTGGGGAGTGGGGAATAGGGGGCAGGGGGAGCAGGGGAGGCAGGGGAGGCAGGGGGAGAAATAACCAATGCCCCATGCCCAATGCCCAATCTCAACTAACTTGAGCCATTTGTTGTTGATTCAGGTAGTAATAATGACCTTTTTTAGCGATTAATTCGTCGTGGGTACCACTTTCTACCAAAACGCCTTGATCTAAAACCAGAATCAAGTCAGCGTTGCGGACTGTAGAGAGGCGATGGGCAATGATTACACTTGTGCGTCCTTGAAGAATTGTTTTGAGGTTGTTTTGAATGATTCGCTCTGATTCGGAATCTAGATGGCTGGTGGCTTCATCAAATAGTAATAATCGAGGATTTCCGAGCAAAGCACGAGCGATCGCTAGGCGTTGGCGTTGTCCACCAGAAAGCATACCGCCGCTTTCACCAATTTGGGATTCGTAACCCATCGGTAGTTTTTGAATAAATTCATCGGCTCCGGCGTATTTTGCTGCTTGGACAATTTCTTCTGAAGAAGCATTTGGATGAGCGATCGCAATGTTTTCTCGAATTGTCCCACCAAAGAGAAAGGTATCTTGGTCTACAACACCGATTTGAGAACGGAGCGATCGCAACGAAACACTAGTGATGTCACGACCATCAATTAGTAATTTGCCATCTGTCGGTGGATATAAACCTAAAATCAATTTACTCAGGGTTGTTTTTCCAGAACCACTGCGCCCCACCACTGCAACCATCTGTTCTGGCTGGATTTCAAAGTTAAGATTTTCTAAGACGTTAGTCTCACTTTCTGAGTGATAGCGAAAGGTGACATTATGAAAGCTAATGTGACCACGAAGCTTACCCAACGCCTTCCGAGGTTTAGTTTCTAAGTCTTCTTCTGGTTCCGCCTCCAACACATCATTTATGCGTTCGGTGGAAATCACAATTTCTTGCAATTGATTCCACAGCATAGATAGCCTCTGGAAAGGACTCAAGACGTTACCCACCAACATATTGAAAGCAACTAATTGTCCAATCGTCAGTTCGCCATTAATTACCTGAGTCGCTCCGTACCACAGCAATGCAGTATTTACAAAAGTTTGGATAACGCCACTGAGAATTTGCAGCTGATTACCAATTATCTGAGCATTAAAGCCTTTTTTGATTAAATCATTCAGCAGTTCCTCCCAACGCCAGCGCACAGTCTGTTCAATTGACAATGAGCGGACGGTACGAATTCCACTTAGGGATTCTATGAGATAGCTTTGTTCTTTAGCGCCTGCATTAAAAATTTCTCTGGAGATGCGGCGCAAAATATTTGTGCTAGCCAGCGCCAAGATAAAAAATGGCGGTACTGTACACAGCACGAATAATGACATGCGCCAGCTATAGGAGAACATCAAGCCCAGATAAACTACCAATGTCAGCATATCCAGCAAAATGGAGAGTGTCTGACCGGTAAGGAATTGCTGAATTTTCTGGTTTTCTTGGATGCGCGAGACTATATCCCCAACAAAACGCGACTCGAAATAAGAAAGGGGCAAGCGGAAGGTATGTTTGATAAAACCTACGAGTAGAGCGATGCTAACGCGGTTGGCAGTATGAAATAAAAGATATTGGCGTAGAGCATTGACAGCCACACCAAATAACCCAAAAACTATCATCCCCAAACCAATGGCGTTTAAGGTTGTAACGCTACGTTGCACAAGTACTCTATCGAGCAATAACTGAGTGAAGACTGGCGTTACCAGTCCAAATATTTGGATTAATATTGAAGCTGCAAAGATTTCTAATAGTGCCCGATAGTGAGGTTTAATTAACTGAAAAAACTTCCAGAAACCTGTATTTTCGTTTTTAGTATTTTGTAATAAAGCTGTAGGTTCCAGTAACAATGCATAACCACTCCAACCTGCTTGAAATTCAGCTTTTGTCAGGCTGCGTTGACCAAGAGCCGGATCACATACAATCACCCGCTTTTTGGTGATTTCATAGACAACGATGAAGTGGTTGCCTTCCCAGTGGACAATTGCAGGTAAAGGTTGTTCTACCAATTTATCAAGAGTGGCTTTCACCGGACGGGTGGCAAAACCCAGGTTTTCTGCTGCTGTTGCCATAGCCTTTAGAGATGCACCACTGCGGTTGACGTTGGTCATATCCCGCAGGCGATTGATACTAAAATGCTTGCCCCAATAGTTACCAATCATTACTAAGCAAGCAGAGCCACAATCAGCAGCGCTTTGTTGGGCATAGAAGGGATAGCTCTTAGTCAGGCGTTTCCACCAATGCCCCACTTGCACCTGGGGACTGGGAAAGTAAAAACGTGCTTTTTTTGGTTGTTGTTGTGACTGCTGATCTCGCTGGGGAAAAGGAATGATTTTGGATTTTGGAGATTGGGAAGTTTTTTCCCGACTCTTTACTACAGGCGGGATTAATCGCGTCTCTCCCGACTCCCCACTCCCCAGTCCCCAATTCCCTAACTCCGGCAAGTATTCTAGTGCTGCTTGCCGATGGTCGTTTTTGAGAATGTAAGCAATTGTTGGTTGAGTTGCCTGCCAATCACCTTGTTTTGGTTGGGCAAAGATTGTGCCTGGCGTCAAAAAATGACCTTCAGAATGCCGCAGTTGACCTCTGTACAATAGCCATAACTCAGAATCTTGGGATACTTGCGTAGTTAGACCAGTTTCTAAATGCTGTCGCTCAAAGAGAGATAAAGCTTTGAGCATCCCTGGTACAAGTGAAGTATGGCACGGTAATTGTGAGGTTTGGCGACATAACAATAGCAAATCCCAAAGTTCTGCACGGGCAAAAAGGCGATCGCGAATATTAGGATACTTGTCTATCAATGTTTGCAGTGCGTCTTGTCTGAAATAGCCCAGTTTTAAGCTTGTCGAAGCTCTGACTACATAAGGACTAAAGTCAGCTTCAGGAAAAAGAGTCAATTCGCCGAAAACAGACCATGCACCAAAGGTAGTGATTAAATTTTCCGAGCTATCCAATAGTCGGACTTTACCTGTAAGGATAATGTAGATACCAGGATTCGTCTGTGCAGATTGCCAGAACTGCTTTGCTAGTGGTGGCTCCACAATTTCCATTGTTGCCAAAAAGTTTTGTAATTCTTTTTCTGAAAGCTTTGCACCCAAGGTGTACAAGAGCCTTTCGCCTATATGTTCCCCAGAAAGCACGGGTGGCATTTTCTAACCTCCAAGACGAAATTTAGCTATTGGTCTAAATTGAAAAAAATAATAAAAAGTATTACTTTATACTTTTATATTTGCAAGTAAACCCTAAACTTCTTATGAAGAAAGGAGTATTTTTATATAACAAAGTGTTTTTATTTGGGAAGCAGCGCCACTCGTTGCAACTGAACTCTTGATCTTGACAATCACTAATGTGAATACCAATATATTGGGCTAAACGTTTGCATAGCCAAGCTTATTTACTCGCAAAATAGCAATCCTTGCGGTGTCTTAGGCAGCCACAAGATTTGTGTTTTCAGCAAGAGGTTAAATAAGAGAATTTAGAAGCAAAGCGTCTCCAGCTTTGCCAAGGAATCAGAATCAGTTTAGTGGGGATGCTTCCGTCTAGAGCCTATAACCTACAGCATTAAAAAGCTGGCTTGGGGGAGGCTACAGTCAAGAGACGAGAAAAACTATAAAGCACATTATGATTTTTTGAGATTTCACTACTAAGAAAATCTCATTTCAACAATATTGTTTGCTATGCTTAGAAGCTACTAAACTCAATCTTTTTACAGTCATGTTTAGTCTCTTTAAACATATACACAAAAAATTATGTATATTTTGTTGCACCTCCTCTAGCAGAACTAATCTGAGTGGTTAAATAGTTTTGCGATAAACATATTTACATAATTAGCTTACACTGATTAACTAAAAGTTTGAATAGCCTACGCTTATTTTCGTGTAAATTTTCTGAAATATTATAAAATGGACTATTCTTTGCAGAAAAAATACAATCTGTACCCCTTAAAACATTAAATCTTTAAAAAATAGACCATACCTTATGATACAAATGATGACGGCACATAATACTCTCAGTTCGCCGATTTTATCAGGAGTTAGAAACAAAGTATACTCAGGGATATAAAGACTGGTCACTAAGTTGAGTGTAAATAGTCGTTAGCAACCCAACTATGAACAAGAATACGCTATAAATTTAGTATACTTGAGTAGACTTTAGCTAAAAGCCAAAGAACTTTAGTTCAAGGCGCGTGAGGAAGCGAACAGTTAAGCTCTTGTAAATTAGATATAGCGAGTAAAGAAAAGCTATGCTTGCCGATAGCCCAAACGCTCGTATTTCAGGTTAAAATGCGGGTTCTGGTCAAGGTCGAGTGATAGTCATTGGAGCAGGCTTTGCTGGGTTAAGTGCTACACGGCTATTAAAAACTAAGGGATACGATGTTACGGTATTGGAAGCTAGCGATCGCCTGGGTGGTCGAGTCAAGACGAAACATCAGTTAGGTACGCCTATTGAGAGGATGATGGTAGAAAATTTTTTCGCCTCACCAGCAGAAGAACTCGGATTTGCTAACTTGATACCTAAGTCAGCCACCCAAGCACAGACAGAACTACTTCCAAGTAGCGATCGCTTTGTAGTAGGTGGTATGGATAGATTATCTGGCTCGTGGGCTAACTATTCAAAGCTAAGGCGATTTCTGAAGCAGTTCCTGCACTCATACCGCAGGCAATTACCACATCACTAGAACTTCCGCCTTGTAATAATTATCATTACTAAAACTGAATATTTGATTTGCTGAAAGTCTCATCTAGAAAGGGTTTTGGGGTTTATCTGATCCTGGCTGCTAAATTTTAGAATACCAATTTTGAAATTATTCGTTTTTTGCATAAAACACAAAATTTGAGGTGAATAGTATTCTATGGTTGTGTGGAATTTTTTTCAGTCTAGGGATGACACTGTTTTTGACAATCTAATAAATCCCCACTAAGAAAAATTCACAACTTTGTTGATAAAAACCTGAATTTACAGTGTTAAATAGAATTTATCTCAAGTTCGGGTGATTACTAAACTCAAAGAACCCCATCCCGCCAAAGCTATGCTTTGTCTCCCCTCCCCTCAAGCGGGAGGGATTGAGAGGTGGATTAAACGTTTAAACTTAAAGTTAATACCAATGAACCTGATATTACTTCTACAAAATAATAAAAGCAACCTACCCTAAATATTTGCTGATAGAACACTACTTAAATTAAGGGGCAGGTTGTTATCTTTCAATATTTTTGATTTTGCTGCCCCAACTTTTAGATAGAAAATGGCTGAACTAGCCTTTTTTGACAAGTCAGGAATTTTCTATTATATGAATGTTTTCGTTAGCTATATTTACTTGATTTGTTGCAGATTACTAATTGTAATGAATATTTCATCATCAGTTCTTTGCTTATCATAATCAATGTTAATTTGAGTAGGATAGCCAAGTGTTGGGTTATATTGTACAGTCAAGTTGTCTGCTCTTTGAATTAACGCATTTCTAATGATATTAAAGAGTTTAGGAATTGTATTATATTTTTCAAATAATCCTGTATCTACTGGATGTTTACTATATTTATAAGTAATGGAAGTTGTGACTCCATTACGTACTTCAATAATCACTGGTTCTGTGGCTTTGGGAAAACAGAAGCAACTTCTAGTAAATTCATAGCGATAGTTAGAGATGTTTTTCTG from Nostoc commune NIES-4072 includes:
- a CDS encoding peptidase domain-containing ABC transporter, which encodes MPPVLSGEHIGERLLYTLGAKLSEKELQNFLATMEIVEPPLAKQFWQSAQTNPGIYIILTGKVRLLDSSENLITTFGAWSVFGELTLFPEADFSPYVVRASTSLKLGYFRQDALQTLIDKYPNIRDRLFARAELWDLLLLCRQTSQLPCHTSLVPGMLKALSLFERQHLETGLTTQVSQDSELWLLYRGQLRHSEGHFLTPGTIFAQPKQGDWQATQPTIAYILKNDHRQAALEYLPELGNWGLGSGESGETRLIPPVVKSREKTSQSPKSKIIPFPQRDQQSQQQPKKARFYFPSPQVQVGHWWKRLTKSYPFYAQQSAADCGSACLVMIGNYWGKHFSINRLRDMTNVNRSGASLKAMATAAENLGFATRPVKATLDKLVEQPLPAIVHWEGNHFIVVYEITKKRVIVCDPALGQRSLTKAEFQAGWSGYALLLEPTALLQNTKNENTGFWKFFQLIKPHYRALLEIFAASILIQIFGLVTPVFTQLLLDRVLVQRSVTTLNAIGLGMIVFGLFGVAVNALRQYLLFHTANRVSIALLVGFIKHTFRLPLSYFESRFVGDIVSRIQENQKIQQFLTGQTLSILLDMLTLVVYLGLMFSYSWRMSLFVLCTVPPFFILALASTNILRRISREIFNAGAKEQSYLIESLSGIRTVRSLSIEQTVRWRWEELLNDLIKKGFNAQIIGNQLQILSGVIQTFVNTALLWYGATQVINGELTIGQLVAFNMLVGNVLSPFQRLSMLWNQLQEIVISTERINDVLEAEPEEDLETKPRKALGKLRGHISFHNVTFRYHSESETNVLENLNFEIQPEQMVAVVGRSGSGKTTLSKLILGLYPPTDGKLLIDGRDITSVSLRSLRSQIGVVDQDTFLFGGTIRENIAIAHPNASSEEIVQAAKYAGADEFIQKLPMGYESQIGESGGMLSGGQRQRLAIARALLGNPRLLLFDEATSHLDSESERIIQNNLKTILQGRTSVIIAHRLSTVRNADLILVLDQGVLVESGTHDELIAKKGHYYYLNQQQMAQVS
- a CDS encoding peptidylprolyl isomerase gives rise to the protein MSENFTISTSDIIHSLKLSCQIPDVVEAIASQSIITKAAQELRITVTPEELQQEGDALRFAKKLVKAKDTWTWLEKHHLSVNEFEELAYNKILSRKLANHLFSDQLEKHFYEHQLDYVAAVTYEVVFEDRDLALELFYALEEGEINFPEIARLYIPEPELRRAYGYQGLRYRKDFRPEIAAAVFAAAPPNALKPITTPKGVHLIWVEEIIQPQLDEQLRQKIITESFSHWLKQQINAMKIVTQIDSDANVRSQEELLDTSFTKTK
- a CDS encoding HlyD family efflux transporter periplasmic adaptor subunit translates to MPSPNRSSPVPQNETDEYQSYTQQEESVEVAEAESNSQDLYYGTEALLNALPRIWTRGLLYVLIGFAGLFLPWATLSKVDETGSARGRIEPKGATQKLDAQAAGSVKTVMVKEGDTVRAGQVLVELESDVLQTELQQSMSKLQGLQNRQSQLELLKNQLLMSTNLLEQQNKSQELEKIAQVNQAQQNLDAKLSSYDLQKLEKQALVKQAQQQIYTTRDDKQSAKNRLSIDSRQIERFSKLVYDGAVSATQIDQLKKEQQESKRLYSRAVSDIKQAEFRLAEELNRYQVTIKTLESDIKQAKLRLQEEQSSYKSLMQAGKLAVMKNQEQLKDLQAQITAVQSEVAQTRSQITSIKVQIQQRVVRSPINGVIFELPTTKSGAVVQLGQRIAQIAPKNADFVLRASMPNQDSGFLKVGMPVKVKFDAYPFQDYGIVPGKVTWISPDSKITQTPQGNIENYELEITLEQQYVENGNKRIPLGAGQTANAEVIIRQRRVIDFVLDPFKKLQKGGLEI
- a CDS encoding calcium-binding protein translates to MATLEINDSNNIGGNNNADKIANLFSRSNDILTGRDRNNNTSGGGSLLLQGTSGNDLLSVPGGNTNTKDYTIFGLGGNDTLTGGGGNDKIFTGISGNSLLNGGDGNDRLFGNLGNDTLNGGSGDDELSGSLGDDLLNGDSGDDTLLGSLGNDTLNGGLGNDNLSGSAGDDLVFGDAGNDTLDGGQGSDVIFGGDGNDSLTGSLSGSPDAPQGFFEDYLVGGAGSDTLNGFGVTGGTSKGDGTVELFERDQLIGGGAVDGNGTVTNFSGDGVKDFFVLGDAKGAFYTAAGDKDYATILGFEKGIDELQLSPAVTYQLETASQITQLDTLIFAKLPGGNELIAIVAGVNLIN